The genomic interval acagcctcaactttagataaacattagaatctatacagcctcaactttagacaaacattagaatctatacaaccttaactgaagacaaacattagaatctatacagcctcaacttaagataaacattggaatctatacagccttaactgaaatcaaacattagaatctatacagcttCAACTTAAGATacacattagaatctatacttCTTTGAATTAAagcaaacattggaatctatacagcctcagcttaagacaaacattggaatctatacagcctcagcttaagacaaacattggaatctatacagcctcaacttaagacaaacattagaatctatacaggctcagcttaagacaaacattagaatctatacagcctcagcttaagacaaatattggaatctatacagcctcaacttaagataaaagTTAGAATCTATACAACCTTAACTGAAatcaaacattagaatctatacagcctcaactttagATAAAcgttggaatctatacagccttaactgaaagcaaacattagaatctatacagccttaactgaagacaaacattagaatctatacagccttaacttaagataaacattagaatctatacagcctcaacttaagataaacattagaatctatacagcctcaactaaagataaacattggaatctatacagcctcaactaaagataaacattggaatctatacagcctcaactgaaagcaaacattagaatctatacagcctcaacttaagacaaacattataatctatacagcctcaactttagATAAACAtaagaatctatacagcctcaaatttagataaacattagaatctatacagccttaactgaagacaaacattagaatctatacagcctcaactttagataaacattagaatctatacagcctcaactttagataaacattagattctatacagccttaactgaagacaaacataagaatctatacagcctcaactgaagataaacattggcatctatacagcctcaacttaagacaaacattggaatctatacagcctcaacttaagataaacattggaatctatacagccttaactgaaagcaaacattagaatctatacagcctcaactttagataaacattagaatctatacagcctcaacttaagataaacattagattctatacagccttaactgaagacaaacataagaatctatacagcctcaactgaagataaacattggcatctatacagcctcaacttaagacaaacattggaatctatacagcctcaacttaagataaacattagaatctatacagcctcaactgaaagcaaacattagaatctatacagcctcaacagaaagcaaacattagaatctatacagcctcaactaaagataaacattggagtctatacagcctcaactgaagacaaacattagaatctatacagcctcaactgaaagcaaacattggaatctatacagcctcaactaaagataaacattggagtctatacagcctcaactgaagacaaacattagaatctatacagcctcaactgaaagcaaacattagaatctatacagcatcaactttagataaacattagaatctatacagcctcaactttagataaacattagaatctatacagcctcagctttagataaacattagaatctatacagcatcaactttagataaacattagaatctatacagcctcaactttagataaacattagaatctatacagcatcaactttagataaacattagaatctatacagcctcaactttagataaacattagaatctatacagcctcaacattagataaacattagaatctatacagcctcaactcaAGGCAATCATTGGTATCTATACATCTTCAAGTTGGGACAAACATTGGTGTCTATACAGTCTCAGTATTGTCTTGTACATATACagcttttaaaaagtatttaacaaCAGCTTTGGTTCTTAATCTGTTTTATtgatcatatataatataatgtattatataacatgaggtactatatatatttctaaatatcgCACAAAGGAAAACTATCAAGTTTCttgttatgatttaaacattgacCTCGCTGTGCTCGTTCCATTTTCTGTAAATCATCAAATCGAACTCTATCATATAAATAGATTTCTTAAAATCGCACAAAGGAAAACTGTCAAGATACttgttatgatttaaacattgacCTCGCTGTGCTCGTTCCATTTTCTGTAAATCACCAAATCGAACTCTATCATATAAATAGATTTCTTATAATCGCACAAAGGAAAACTATCAAGTTTCttgttatgatttaaacattggCCTCGCTGTACTCGTTCCATTTTCTGTAAATCACCAAATCGAACTCTAACATATAAATAGATTTCGTATAGTCGCACAAAGGAAAACTATCAAGTTTCTTGTGTTTTTATGGTATTGATAAAAGAGCCATGTAAACTACCACGCTTCAAATGTTCAACATATCCGAgttctttatttgtttacatgtaaGATGCCGTTTACCTTATAAGACCTTTTGTAATAAGTTGAGTTTGAAGctgtatttatttcagattttcgGTCTATAATTTAACTGCATTCTATCAGAGCGTGATATTTATTTGTGTCACGGACAACCGTTGGCTGTTTGCCTTCATGTCGTTCGAACAGAGAAAAGTACattgttttttctaaaaatcagataatgaaaaatattaagtttcTTATAACGATATGTTCAACGAGCCAAGAGAAATACCGCCTATAGTTTAACATGCCCTGGTCTATTATTGACAGATATGCGGGGACGACCAACGTTGGCGGGTACTTTAGaattttactttataaaagtTGATTACTCACCACTTAAcctcataaaaatacatgtagttacaaGACAAATTTCAAGTATGTGGATGAAACTATGTCTGGATTTATCTTATCTTGCACtgtcaaagaatattttttccatatccATGTTTAATGGAATATCATTACTATTAATATAGATATTCATTATTGTAGTGCATACTTGTtatgtaagttaaaataaatcatgttcaaataacAAAGGAAACACATCCATATTGTCAACTGTAGTGTgaacttcattatttctttactttctaTGTTAAGAGAACCTTTCTTTCTGTTCTTtgcctgaaaaaataaataataaagatataaattaaaagcatCCCCATTTATCAAAGATCAGCAGTTTGCAATTTTTTGGCAATCTTGGgcatttatcagtttatatgcaATACAGGAATAAATGCTGTCAGCAGGATATTACAAGAATTTCACatgtatcaaaaacatttttgcacaCAGATTAGTTGTAGAGGATCTTTTAGGATTATGATATAGTAATACTGgcaaattgaaattggaatgcATGCTACTTATTTCACGGCAAGATTTAAAGTTTAACACAGTATTCACATAtatagaagaaaacaaatacaacatacatattatcGTTCTTCAACGCTGCAAGCAAATCCTTATTCGCCAACGCTCGAACACCATTTTGCCACGAGTACATACTgcaattaaatcataatataaaagaaTATTCTATGAAAAATCTTTCTTTTGTTGATCACCTTCAAAAAATCAGTCTTAAAACCTATTGTGCAaatattaagatgttttttttacaacaaaagtaTGCTATATGGATGGCCTGTACGATAGTATTAggcaaaatatattgaaacatactTTGTGGTTTGCTTTActgtcatgatattatttcaaagtcTGAAGCAGTTAAATATTCCtaaaaatccaataaaaaaaaaagtccAATTTTAGGATCACATAATATCATATTGGaaaatcatgattaaaaaagaaggtgttttaaacattttttgttaacattaccAGACTATAAGACTGGTACTCTTTCCTGCCTTCCCTCATCATATTAATTGCTCTCAACAACCTGCATaacctgaaattatatttgaataatgcaatACTTGATAACTTTGTCATTATCAACTATGACTGTAAGTCTTGGTATAAAACCTTTCAGTTCCCACAGTCTTtgatattcttcaagatatattacaaaaagaaaaggaaaatctTTACTGTGCATTATATCTGATCTATCTGCTTTCATTGCcacaattgatgaaaataatatttggacAAATGGTAGCAATTCTCTCAATGTGAATCTGACATTGCATTTAGAATGTTATGCACCattcatttgtaaccacgccccgaCCCAGTCCAGGGATACATGCAGtcagggaaatgggccatgtttttaccttccagatgGCCTGGCAGTGCCGGGTGAGTAttgtggttttatcttcgcgcaaaatatagctggaatggaccttacctagggtTCCCGGGATGTGGGAGCATTTGATTTGGTTTGACCATTAGTTCTTCGCTGCAGGGCGGAATTTTACCTTGGAtaggctggaccgaaagtcaaagtccccactattccccagacctgggttGTGGTAACAATTAACTGCAATAGTGACTTCAACTTTGAAGAAGGTTTGTGGGTCTAACACTTGACAAAGTACCATTATGaaccaaacatacataaaataacattcaaatattcgtCTTTGATATTTCAAACGTCAAAGTAAAATCATATATCTTTTACTGTTAGCATACTTGATCCCAATCCTTTCATACCACAGCGACAAATCATGGTGATGGAGCACTTACAAAGTTGACTTGAGGCTGTTTATCCATGTCGACAAGTTATAATCCCTTAAAAGAGTTATTATACTAAAACGGGAGCTTAAAGTGTTATCCGGAAATAGAACAAGTTGAAATGGTCGCAGTCAACAGTTTCATGGTTTACTTTACGGAAAAatttaaggctgtatagattccaatggtCAGACCGTGAgcgtgtatagaatataacgtcgACCCTGTTTGAGAGACAGATGAAAATCTAGAAATAATTAGTGGACGTTAGCCTTAAGCGCTTGTTTCGGCACAATACTTTTTTCAGATCATTCCATTGACATAAATTATTTCCTCTATGCTCAACATCATTAATGGTTTAAGATTAGTTCTTTATTCGAAGtttcttatatttaaatatgatttttttctgattcaACATTGTTGGGTGCTTAAATGTTTTTCACACATAAGCTGCATCCCCTAGCAACGATAGTAGACTGATCCATTTACattggcggccattttgttgggGGGAAAACAAACGGCTTAAATGgttcatacttttatttttaatcttctTTGACTGTTTCAACGGATACAGAGGACAAAATGGtaagtattgtttaaatgtatatactGTCGTCAAAAGGAATGGAAAGTTCAATTTGTATCGCTGGACTTTTAACTCGATGAAACTTGATGATCTGTCTCTGATTTTAAGTGGCTTGTCAGTGTCTATTAAGAGCAAAGACTAAATATAATTTAGATGAAGCATCtttaagtaaaacatgtaaataagaACATTGGTAAAGATAACTGTCTAAGAGGTGATACAGGTCATAGATGCAGACTGTATTGCAGGACCTCATTGATGTGATAATGACTTGTATAGACTGGcttaaaaactttttaaaaagaatcCTAGTGTAGGTCCCAaattacaaaatgacaaatactTCACATGGCTAAACAATTTTTATGGCTTACTTTAGGCCACAATCAGACGGGCACCACCTCAAACAGTAGCTCAACGTGAGCGTCAACTGGAGAACTCGAGACACCAGGAGATGGTTCGCGACGAGACTCTGAAAAACCTGTCCCGAGAGAAGATGCTTGAGTCAAACATGAACCGGGAAGGCCGACTGGAGGATAAACGCTTCATTCGTACACAGATGCAGGAACAGAAAGAGAGAGATATGGAGGAGACTATTTTTAAGGTTtgaacttttaatatttagtaaatgatgtttagtaaataatattttttttattaattaattttagcTTCAGCCTTCATTGTGAAGACGTATAATCACTCTTGGGTATGTTCCTATATCTTAGTATTAAGCCAGTATAGGGGTCCATTTTAAGTGGCCATGAGAGCGTACCCCTGGTGTGGAGCCACCCCACAACTTCGAATGGGATGTGGAAACCTATATAGTTAGCATTACCAAGAGACAGCACTCatccttttatgtttatttttgttaaaagattagttgattttgaaatacttgaaatgaaccaaaacaatgaattgtttTAGACTACTATTACAGTTTTTACATCAATGTTTAGCTGTAataagaatttcatttttttcccttATAAATTCTTTctatcgaaataaaaaaaatcctaaaaaTCTCATTATTTAATATACTGGGAATATCTTATCAATGAATGTACAGCAAAATATTATGTTAGATCAAGAAATTAAATTGAATGCTTTGAGGTCCATGGACTTGTGATAATTTTTTTTGATTGATTGACAAAACTGATTACTTACACGAAAGGATAGTTGGTGGTGGCTGATTGATACTTAATATATAGTAAGCGATTATcaaaaatgaaacaacattttgacttgcaatttttaatagaaatagtggaatattttcagcaaaactacccgttttaaaatataaccaagaattaaataatcaaaaaagTGATAGAATGTATGATACGCCCGTTAATAATATGGCCTAACTATATTACAATATGCAAGCAGGATTTATGGTTAGCAATATGTGCAACATTCTAATCGAATGTAATATCCTTATTTATTAGGCCCAGAGGGACCGTCTGCAGCGTGAAGAACAAATGGCTCAAGAAGAGAGATTGGCAACAGAGCTGGAGAGAAGGAAGCTGGATTCAATCAGGGATGAGAAAATGAGACAGCAGATCAGGGAAACTAGGTATTGGACAggtgtttatatacatgtatcaggGGTAGTGTCGTTGGGGGACGGGGGTTCTGAGAGGCCGGGGTGTTAGTTATAGAAGTATGGGACAGCAGATCAGGGAAACTAGGTATTGGACAGGTGTTTATATTCATGTACCAGGGGTTAATAGTAAATTAGTGGTGATGGGGGTAAGGGGGCTTACAGAGCACCTGTTCAAAATTCTGTTTGAATAAATTTATAAGCTGCAAATGTGGTTTACATGTTCATACAAGCATATTTTGGAATGTCATTTAGAGAAATTGCTGCTTTAAGTCCGATTGGGATTCCAGAGTgcaacattgttgtttttaaaaatgatttaacttgtatagcatttatttttgtgaaatattttttaactatttatgaaaacaaatcttcCATTACAGTTATTGTTACAAAATCCAAGAACTATTGTCATTTGTTAAATAGCAACATTTTCATTCTATAGtaatttttattaacatattttttctatCGGAATCAGTAAACGTAGACAATTTGGCCAATGTTTTAAAGCAAGACTTTCTTCCATCTATTTCAGCCTTGAGTTACGGGAGTTAGAGGCCAAACTGAGGTCGGCCTACATGAACAAGGAACGTATGGCGCAGATGGCTGAGAAAGAAGCCATGAAGTTTGATGTGATGGTAGGTTAGCTTAAGATGATCAATAACTGTTTAGTTAATCACAATCTTGGCCAAAATGCTAATCAAtacctaaaaaaatacatttgcttaaGGTTATCCTACCCTACATATGAAATAGGcatgaaacatcattttttggatgttattatgaaaactgcgatctgggtcagtattcaatattgatcttttccttagacatgcctcattGATTCCATTCGGCCTATCAGCTAAATaaacaggccaatcaaaacacagtttctaagtttaattttaagttcaatctaagttgatTATCAGATACCGCCCCagatctttagtcagcagtcttttattgTCACTGTCTTCCTTGTCATGAACTAAGAATCTGACAGAATGTCTACCTGAAATATCTTGGGAGTCCTGGCccaaatatcacgaaaatacttttGTCAAATCTTATTCTTAgtctcaacacattttaatggctatcatcaaaagttattaaaaatctTAATTACACCTTTAAAACGCATGTATACTCTATCAATGATAGTACAGTACAAAGTGAGTATAAATCCTTTTCAACAATTACCCtgtactcaagtatattttttgatCTTCAAAGAATTCTGTGagaaaatttgttttcaaaaagtatgaaaacacTTCATgctatgcttttatgtggtaaaatgagttaagattcagatttgacttgagtatttttatgatgatgtgatattggggccaggacTAAATTTAGCAGTCTCAAACTCCTGGACTCCCTTAAGAGTTGAACGCTGTTAAGTAGTGTTACTGTTAACTACATTCCCTATAGAAGTTTGTTCAGCGTCTTTCCTTTTATTCCAGAAACGTGACTCAGAGATTGCCCAGGAAATGATGGAAGAACACAAGCGTGCCGAGGAAGCTGAGCGACAGCGTGAAATGGAGAAATACAAGGAGAGTATCCGATACCAACAGGAGCTTGAACGGCAGTTGGAAGAACAGGAAGGGAAGAAACAACAGGCCTACGAGGAATTCCTTAAGGAGAAACTCATGATTGATGAAATTGTGAGGAAAATCTATGAGGAAGATCAAAGGTGAGTGATtttaatcttgttttttttttttaaattacatgttaAAGAATCTGATACTTTAAAAGTGACTATGTTTGacagaaatgaaataacagaTATACAAGGAATTTCTAATTTAGAAACTCATGATTGATGTAATTGTGAGGAAAATCTGAGTCAAAATATCAAAGGTGGGTGATGTTTAAGGCAATtggaatacaaatatatataagtttaacttttatgtGTCTGGTGTTTGTAATCTAGAGGGAAAGAAATTATAGGCTTATGAGGAATTCTCTGAAGGAGAAACTAATGAATGATGAATTTTGAGAAAGATTAATGGGGGAAAACTTTATGTAGGTGAATTTGGTGACTTTTGgaatacacatatatttatgtgtCTAATATCTCTAAGTTAGTAAATCAGTGGGAACAAAAATTTAGCCTTATGAGGAATTCCTGAAGCAAAAATGGAGAAAACTGTATCAAGgtgattttgttgattttaaattcacatatttctccggtttccctcaaaacacaagaccacactctcgggcaacatcatgccaacgcGAGTAACTGGGTAGAAGTTAATGTAATTGTCAGAAATCCTCGCAAGcgttgtaaaatgaataaagtttaaactaactatGTATTGACAGAATTCAAAATGTCCTGTGTGCTCAAAAAAGATTAAGTGTATGCAATGTTAAGAAAACCAGTTAAGAATAAACCAAATAAGTGCCTCCTCTCAGAGAGCACAAGTTAGCCTACTGGAAACAGAGAGCCACTTTAGAATCAAGGCTACCAGTAAACAATTGAATAACATTGAACAACTGAATATATAGAGAGATAAAGGAAAATTAAAggaaatgtattcatttttggATTTCTTAATTTCCTTTTACCAAGAAGTATATAGAACAGTTCAGTGGTAAGTGTGTCAGataattaatgtaaatataacatgGTCCTTACAGAGAAAGAGAGCTTGCACTCAGGAAACAGAAGGCCACTCAGGAATTCATCCAGGACTTCAAGGCAGCGAGGGAGCAATGGAAAATCCTGGAGAAACAGAGGATGGAGGAGGAGAACAGGAAGATCATGGAGTTTGCGAGGGTACAGAAGGCAAGGGAAGGGGAACGGATGGCGCAGAAGAAGGCGAAGGAAGACTCCATGGCTAAAGTGCAGCAGGCGGTGAGTGGCCGAATCAGTCTGCTTATTGGTTTAATTTTGTACAGGATTTAttgtcattaatttattttagacttacctttataattttaaaacttaaaaactttgtcaaataattttttaaataagaagaTATTGTACATATGAATAGGACTTGGGTTGAATTGCATTTTACTATAAAAAGTCTTTtccataatatttaaaaaaaatcctttctGGTTATAACtgattttgtattaaatattatagtCAAATAAACAATGTTCTTTATGAACTGTTGATACAAGTTTACATTAATTCATTGCTGGTAAATGGTTTTTGTCATGATTACAAGTTGATTATTTAGTTGTATTTGTTATATGAATattctgtttgttttcagtTGGCCCATCAAATCTCCAGGCAGGAACAAGAACGCGAGGAAATGGAGAAAATCAGGATGGAACTTCACCTGGAGGAACAAGAGGAGAGAGAAAGACAGAAGGAGAGGGTAAGTAACTCTTGGAATAAAGGGGGGTAATTACTATGGAAATGTAtaaaaagggagataattataattgaaaatttcTAAGAAAGGGGGCAGGGTAACTTTGGAGTTATTTATTGATGGGAAAACATCAGGATAGAGGAACAATAAGAAAGACAAAGAAAGAAGAAGAGGGTATGTTATTGTCACTCAAGTTGGGATAGAGGGGTTTTGTTATTGGaatttgtttataaaggattatttaaaaatgtcaaaaaggggGAAATTTTATTCAGATTAATACAAGTGTATCTAGTCGAAAGGTTATCAATATTGAGCTTCATGAAGTAAGGGAAACACAATGAATAAGGGTATGGCGAGGGACATGTCATACAGAGAGATAATTATTAGATAATGCTTAATATTTGTaataacaagggaggtaattatgattttattaaaagttaGCAGAGTATCATTTTGGGGAGCAAGAAGAAAGAGGAAATTTAAGCACAAaagattaaatttatttaaaggacGATGGTAATGTCATTTTCTTTCTATAAAAAGATCTTAAGAAAGgtgaatatttaaactaagCTATGCGTGAAAGTTTTAGATTATAAGCACACTAGCATTGAAAATGATAGCAATTCAAAATGGTTTTTgggaatatttcaaaacagtttcaatatttaaataatattcgCTTTTTACTTCAA from Mya arenaria isolate MELC-2E11 chromosome 7, ASM2691426v1 carries:
- the LOC128241918 gene encoding meiosis-specific nuclear structural protein 1-like, with product MATIRRAPPQTVAQRERQLENSRHQEMVRDETLKNLSREKMLESNMNREGRLEDKRFIRTQMQEQKERDMEETIFKAQRDRLQREEQMAQEERLATELERRKLDSIRDEKMRQQIRETSLELRELEAKLRSAYMNKERMAQMAEKEAMKFDVMKRDSEIAQEMMEEHKRAEEAERQREMEKYKESIRYQQELERQLEEQEGKKQQAYEEFLKEKLMIDEIVRKIYEEDQRERELALRKQKATQEFIQDFKAAREQWKILEKQRMEEENRKIMEFARVQKAREGERMAQKKAKEDSMAKVQQALAHQISRQEQEREEMEKIRMELHLEEQEERERQKERNLMERRIRQRLELQDQHAQQMHFKQLRQEAEQQEEENFRQQMMAKFAEDDRIEQMNAQKRRMKQIEHKRAVENLIEDRRVQFAADRDRELAERREEENMEAFKKQIIEEERQKLLQEHAMRLLGYLPKGVIRDEGDLQRLGPEFQDAYQRRQIDPFDDEAWDRRK